In Solanum lycopersicum chromosome 5, SLM_r2.1, the following are encoded in one genomic region:
- the LOC138348476 gene encoding uncharacterized protein yields MVQDVGRWSSTKRSPHHLEHSEDCIPERLFPREKREARVEEFINLHQGGMSVKEYSLKFVKLSKYAFSLVSGSRDEMRRFMTGVSEDLEGEFQAAILNDNMDLARLMVHAQQMEESRQRKRGREGKKPRPSDQAGSSTGKSSFRVQDRPKFKKGNQNLGNPTPSRNTNAKWYKSGPKKGNDRNASVTEICVVSVVVFMEAKADTQPRLNPTAAADPAKRNRFYALKVKEEQEKLDDVVIGTLYVFSFPVYALFDPGSTLSFVTPLVASKFNLLPEILHEPFLVSTPIGDSIRAERVYRDYPITVLDRDTYADLIELIMLEFDIILGMDWLHK; encoded by the exons ATGGTACAAGATGTGGGTAGATGGTCGAGCACCAAGAGAAGTCCCCATCACTTGGAACATTCTGAAGACTGCATTCCTGAGAGGTTATTTCCcagagagaagagagaggctagggttgaggagttcatcaacctacaTCAGGGAGGTATGTCAGTaaaggaatactccttgaagtttgttaaacttTCCAAATATGCTTTTTCCTTGGTGTCCGGtagcagggatgagatgagaAGGTTTATGACTGGTGTATCGGAGGATCTGGAGGGGGAATTTCAGGCAGCCATCTTGAATGATAACATGGACCTTGCTAGGTTGATGGTACATGCACAACAGATGGAGGAGAGTCGTCAGAGGAAGAGAGGCCGAGAAGGCAAGAAGCCTAGGCCCTCGGATCAGGCTGGTTCTAGCACTGGTAAGAGTTCATTTAGAGTCCAGGACAGGCCTAAGTTCAAGAAGGGGAACCAGAACTTAGGTAATCCTACTCCTTCCAGGAACACTAATGCCAAATGGTACAAGTCTGGCCCCAAGAAAGGCAATGATAGAAATGCCAGCGTGACAGAAATTTGTGTGGTAAGTGTGGTCGTTTTCATGGAG GCCAAAGCAGATACTCAGCCTCGGCTTAATCCTACTGCTGCAGCCGATCCTGCCAAGAGGAATAGGTTCTATGCTTTGAAAGTTAAAGAGGAGCAAGAGAAATTAGATGATGTGGTCATTGGTACATTGTATGTCTTTTCTTTTCCCGTGTATGCATTGTTTGATCCAGGATCCACCTTgtcttttgttactcctttaGTAGCTAGTAAATTTAACTTGCTTCCTGAGatcttgcatgaacctttttTAGTTAGTACTCCCATAGGAGACAGCATTAGAGCTGAAAGAGTATATAGAGATTACCCCATAACTGTTCTTGATAGAGATACCTATGCTGACCTAATAGAATTAATCATGcttgaatttgatataattttgggtatggattggctccaTAAATGA